The following proteins come from a genomic window of Streptomyces sp. ALI-76-A:
- a CDS encoding lipase family protein codes for MPASARLLATAVAAAACLGATAVPATATTDTDPVVSRGVTIPTFYNPPATLPAADGALVRSEPLPLALSLPGVGGPLPGTATRLMYRSTDSNGRPVAVTGAYIEPAAAWKGGGARPLAAVAPGTMGQGDQCAASLGLEHPLRLNGQTVSVGYENLAIYRLLAKGIAVVVTDYAGLGATDRLHTYVNRVDEAHAVLDAVRAARSVRGASVTADSRVALFGYSQGGGATAAAAELQATYAPDVTLAGTYSGAPPADLTDVTEAIDGSDLAGALGWSVNGFLQSDPALRPIAEAHLNDAGRAALADLSTMCVGDALFAYNSVRSTGWTTDGRPISDIIAAEPALRAFLDDQRVGRLRPSGPVRLATGTSDNLVPHGQARQLAVDWCRKGADVTYKAVALPDVGRPLINHFAPLLTDQGEAVSWLTDRLAGKPATSTCPALLSKS; via the coding sequence ATGCCCGCATCCGCCCGCCTCCTGGCCACAGCCGTCGCCGCTGCCGCCTGCCTCGGCGCCACGGCCGTCCCGGCCACCGCGACCACGGACACCGACCCCGTGGTCTCGCGCGGTGTCACCATCCCCACGTTCTACAACCCGCCCGCCACCCTGCCGGCCGCCGACGGGGCCCTCGTCCGCAGCGAGCCGCTCCCGCTCGCGCTGAGCCTGCCCGGTGTGGGCGGCCCGCTGCCCGGCACGGCCACCCGCCTGATGTACAGGTCGACGGACTCGAACGGCCGGCCCGTGGCGGTCACCGGTGCCTACATCGAGCCGGCCGCAGCCTGGAAGGGCGGCGGCGCACGGCCGTTGGCCGCCGTCGCGCCCGGCACCATGGGGCAGGGCGACCAGTGCGCCGCCTCACTCGGCCTGGAGCACCCTCTCCGGCTCAACGGACAGACCGTGTCGGTCGGTTACGAGAACCTGGCGATCTACCGCCTGCTCGCCAAGGGCATCGCCGTCGTGGTCACCGACTACGCCGGGCTGGGTGCCACGGACCGCCTGCACACCTACGTCAACCGCGTCGACGAGGCCCATGCCGTCCTGGACGCCGTCCGCGCGGCTCGGTCGGTGCGTGGCGCCTCGGTCACCGCCGACTCCCGAGTGGCCCTCTTCGGGTACAGCCAGGGCGGCGGCGCGACCGCGGCCGCCGCCGAACTCCAGGCCACCTACGCACCCGACGTCACGCTCGCCGGCACCTACTCCGGAGCACCGCCCGCCGACCTGACCGACGTCACCGAAGCCATCGACGGCAGCGACCTCGCCGGAGCCCTGGGCTGGTCGGTCAACGGCTTCCTTCAGTCCGACCCCGCCCTGCGGCCGATCGCCGAGGCCCACCTCAACGACGCGGGCCGGGCCGCCCTCGCCGACCTGTCGACCATGTGCGTCGGTGACGCCCTGTTCGCCTACAACTCGGTGCGCAGCACGGGCTGGACCACCGACGGACGGCCGATCAGCGACATCATCGCGGCCGAACCGGCGCTGCGCGCGTTCCTGGACGACCAGCGCGTCGGCAGGCTGCGGCCGAGCGGTCCCGTCCGCCTGGCGACCGGCACCAGCGACAACCTCGTCCCCCACGGGCAGGCCCGTCAGCTCGCCGTCGACTGGTGCCGCAAAGGCGCCGACGTCACCTACAAGGCCGTGGCCCTGCCCGACGTGGGCCGCCCGCTGATCAACCACTTCGCCCCCCTGCTCACCGACCAGGGCGAAGCCGTCTCCTGGCTCACCGACCGCCTCGCCGGCAAGCCCGCCACGTCCACCTGCCCGGCCCTGCTGTCGAAGTCCTGA